One Deinococcus betulae genomic window carries:
- a CDS encoding acyl-CoA dehydrogenase family protein has product MLDEFAVHALLTPEERLVRQSVRAFCDAELLPEVASWWDAGDLPVRDVMRRFGALGLLGPTTPETYGGAGVSYSAYGAMMYELERVDSGLRSAASVQGSLVMLPILAYGSEDQRWRWLPGLASGDLIGCFGLTEPDGGSDPGAMRTRAQRDGDSYVLNGSKMWITNSPVADVAVVWARDEAGTVGGFLVPTDAHGLSAPRIERKYSLRASVTGELVLQDCRIPAANRLPGARGLGAPLSCLSSARFGIAWGAMGALEAVLQATLDYASTRTTFGRPLAARQLVQDKLARMATDHSLGLLLAWRLGTLKDSGQMNHAQVSYAKRNNVRVALQGARLARELHGGNGITTEYPVIRHMLNLETVDTYEGTHDIHTLIIGRHLTGQRALE; this is encoded by the coding sequence ATGCTTGATGAATTCGCGGTGCATGCCCTCCTGACCCCGGAAGAGCGCCTGGTACGCCAGAGCGTGCGCGCCTTTTGCGACGCCGAACTGCTGCCCGAGGTCGCGTCCTGGTGGGATGCCGGCGACCTGCCCGTGCGGGACGTGATGCGCCGGTTCGGGGCCTTGGGGCTGCTTGGGCCCACCACGCCGGAAACCTACGGCGGCGCGGGCGTGTCCTACAGCGCTTACGGCGCCATGATGTACGAACTGGAGCGGGTGGACAGTGGCCTGCGTTCGGCGGCCAGCGTGCAGGGCAGTCTGGTGATGCTGCCCATCCTCGCCTACGGTTCCGAGGACCAGCGCTGGCGCTGGCTGCCGGGCCTGGCCAGCGGCGACCTGATCGGCTGCTTTGGCCTGACCGAACCCGACGGCGGCAGTGACCCCGGCGCCATGCGTACCCGCGCTCAGCGCGACGGGGACAGCTATGTTCTGAACGGCAGCAAGATGTGGATCACTAACAGCCCTGTGGCGGACGTGGCAGTGGTCTGGGCCAGGGATGAGGCTGGCACGGTGGGTGGGTTTCTGGTGCCCACGGACGCCCACGGCCTGAGCGCCCCCAGGATTGAGCGTAAATACAGCCTGCGCGCCAGCGTAACCGGCGAACTGGTGTTGCAAGATTGCCGCATTCCGGCAGCTAATCGTCTGCCTGGCGCCAGGGGGCTTGGGGCGCCGCTGTCGTGCCTGTCCTCGGCGCGCTTTGGCATTGCCTGGGGGGCAATGGGTGCGCTAGAAGCGGTCCTTCAGGCCACCCTGGACTACGCCAGCACCCGCACGACCTTTGGAAGACCCCTGGCCGCGCGTCAGCTGGTGCAGGACAAGTTGGCGCGGATGGCCACCGATCACTCGCTGGGGCTGCTGCTGGCCTGGCGCCTGGGAACCCTAAAAGACAGTGGGCAGATGAATCACGCCCAGGTCAGCTATGCCAAACGCAACAATGTGCGCGTGGCCTTGCAGGGTGCCCGCCTGGCCCGCGAGCTACACGGCGGCAACGGCATCACCACCGAATACCCGGTGATTCGGCACATGCTGAACCTCGAAACCGTGGACACCTATGAGGGCACGCACGATATCCACACCCTGATTATCGGTCGCCATCTGACTGGCCAGAGAGCCCTGGAGTAG